Below is a genomic region from Drosophila albomicans strain 15112-1751.03 chromosome 2R, ASM965048v2, whole genome shotgun sequence.
aaatttgatttcattcaaCAACTCGGCGACCACCGCAAAACCCTTACCACCAGCTAACAGCGAAGTGTCATCAAATCTGAAAGCAAATAGCAGTTCTGTTCTAAGTGGACTTAAGCTGACAACAAATACGACCAATGCCGCAACTGCACCCATTACATTTGCTAGTTCAAAGACAGCAGATACAACGAATCAAAACGAAGCTGCCTCGATAAAAAAGTCGATAGCTCCAACTGTGCCTGTATTAACAAGCACCACAACAAGCACAGGAGTATTCTCGTTTGGTAATACGACAGTCACAGCTGCAACAACGACTAATGCTTCTGCAGTGAGTGTGACAACGTCACCAATCACATCACCAACGTTTACATTTTGTAACGCTACAACACCAGCAGCTTCTGCGGCAACAGCAGTaccaacaactgcaactgatgCGTCAGCTAAATCTTTAATGTTTACTTTTGGCAGTGCTGCACCAACAAAGTCAACAATGGTAGCAGACTCGACAACCaccaataaaacaacaacattctcATTTGGCAatattagcaacaacaaagctgtGCCAGCGTTTAAAATGGATAATTGGGCTCCAAAGCCTTTGGAAACGGTGTCTGACAGTAGCCAGAATTTAGACAATACTTTTAAGGCCCCGACATCAACAGCTGCTCCAACAAACGTACAGAACACTACGGCAGCAAGCAAAGCTTTTAGTTTTGGCACCAATACGAGCACGACCACACCCAGTGTTGCTGGGGCAATTGTACCAACGGGTACACCAATTTTTGGCCAGGCAGTGGCAACGCCTTCATTTAGTTTTAACAGtgctacaacagcaacaacaacagctccaCTGGCTGCGTCAACTTCTTCTAATAACAGTCCGGGTATATTCACCTTTGCAGCAAGTGGAACTGGAGGCACTCCAGCAGTTGTGAAGCCTGTGGCAAAGGCCACACCATTTTCATTGCCCACTAGCAATAAAACCAATGTATTCAGCTTTGGCGGAGGGACTGGAGGAATCACGACGAAGACtccagcaacagctacagcatcGAGCAGCTTAAATTTTAGTGCTACGCCAACTGCTCCACCAGCAGCGAATAAAAACAGCTTTAGTTTCAATGCCACGCCCAAGCAGACCCCCATATTTGGTAGCGGCACAACGGAGAATGCAACTGCAGCTAAACCATTTACATTTGGCGGTACCGCTGCCGCAACGGAGCAACAGCCGCAGTCAACAGTAGCAGCGGCGCctggaggcggaggcggaggttTCTCTTTTGCCGCTGTAGCTCAGAAAAATGAATCCGTCAATTTGTTTGGCACACTGGCAGCCACAAGCGTTGTTAATCCGAGTTTTAATTTTGGCGGCAATCACGTTCCCTCAATGACATCAACAGGAACAACCGCACCAGCACCTACTGCATTTGGGGGCTTTGCAACACCAGCGGCGCCTGTTAGCAAACCGTTTACATTTGGGGCAGGTCCGCCAGCAAGTGATGTCGCCTCACCCATGGGAGGTAATCTATTTGCAAGTGCTGTAGCCGctacacagcaacaacaaaacaagccAGGTGGTTTCTTCTCGACAACAAACAATAGTAATGGCGTTGCGCCAGCACCGGCAAATGCTAATGctccatttgcatttggagGTGCCACATCTCTGCCTCAGATGAACAGCACCCCCAAACCGTTTGCATTCGGTGCCACTTCAGCCACGACACCAACTCCAAATATTTTTGCCAGCCCCACCCCAGCTCCCACACACGGTGGACCAGCATTTAATTTCGGTAGCACAACGTCACCAGTTCCAGGAAACGCACCTAGGCCCGATATGCATGGAGGCCCCACGGCACAGCAAGTGAACAGCGGTAATGTATTCGCATTGCCTAACACACCGGAAAATCGACCAATAAGACGCGCCACAAGGCGTCTCCAGAAGTAGGAACTTCATCTGGAGAATCTTTAGCATTTTAGAATTAAGATAAAAGaccaattgaattgaatatgaatatgaatgtaACACTcaattatacatatgtttacAGCTAtagattattatatttacattctaaataaattgtcaGCAATTTGTAATcagatttaataaattgagaaGTTAATAAGCTCAAGTATTTTTcgtgcatatttatttgtccGTAATGTACATATGctgtatttaattgtttcttGTCACGCGTTTTTTGGGTTCTGCATAACCGGTACAATCGTTGTTAAATTCGCAAAATGAGCCAGCTACATGAAtttcaaaagttttaataTCGTTTGCATGGAACAATCCTTCAAATGTGAAATTATATTCGGGCAAGTAATATGGCAAATAGTTTCCATCGAATTTCATGTCATACAATACATAAGTGGTGTTCTGGAAAAGATTAGGAATGAGAATGGGTTTTCTTGTTCTCAACCCGAAACTTACTCGTAAGAATGGACATTTTTTGGGAagatttttctttgtttgcaGAATTCCCTTGTACAGAAATGTTACCAAGTTTTGTCTTTTATTGCTACCCAACATTTGGCAAATATCCAGACGTATACCGTTTAATCTCATCACCTTGTTTCGCCcgtgaataaataaatttagttccGAAATTCCTACCAAACTGTTTACATCGGTTTTGTTTGACGTTATTTCAAGATTAATTGTGCTTTTGTTCTCCAAGTAACAGTTAATTTTCGTCAAAATATTACTGTTAACTGCACATCCAATATTCGTAAAAATGATTTtctatgcaaaaaaaagtgaagaaagGTTGTATTTTAATCTAATCCAAGTACCCACCTTTTCGGCATGACTAATTATTGCCATGCAAAGCAATATATTCCAGATCAATTGCGtttgtttcatttctttatGTCAACACTAGTAACCATTATAGAAAAAAATCCACTTCTATTTATACCTATTCGCATATCAACATAGTTAtacaattaaagttttttagGAAAATTTATTGATGGTTACtcagataaataaattattcgaACAATTTAACATAAACTGAATCAATTTagactgaaaataaaatttccaaccgttttatatattttccaatGGATGatcataaaattgaaaacaatcgTAATCTTCTTACAAAATATTCAAGATTTAGAATTTAAACCTATTCAATGGTTTATTCTgctgaaaaacaataaatgttgTTGGTATTTATGTACAAAAAGGCTCTGCtggaatatatgtatatgtcgTGATTAAATGCGAGTAAcacataaaaatagttttattcaGATTAATGGTACTCTTTATTGAAGAAAATTCCCAAATATCCCAACGAATCTAAGGTCGATGTatgattttcttcttttatttaaaattttcatatCATTTTCAACCCCCAACTTCAGCTCCAACTCGATTTCCATTCATTCCATTTATAAGTATAAGGTGTGTTCTTGcgaaattttgtatataatttttcggattttgttaaattaactTTTGACAAAATTGATGTTTcctttttcgtattttaaaaatgtaataactttaaatttaaattaattataaatgtatatggacgtgtatgtgtgtttagtgtgcttgtgtgagtgttatacataaaataaacgtAAGTGTAAAGCAAAATTGTACAAGGCTTTATGGGGACGACAACATAAAACGTAAATTGTtaagtgtatatatatgagatagataaataaattactcttatcgattatcgatttattatttttaaagcggtgtaagaatatacatatgtaaatgtatatataaaagttcAAGAGATTCCTctgttaaaaaaattttgttgtaaacaAAAAGGATAAAAAGACAGTAAATAATCTAGGACTCAAGGTATGCAAAAATGTACGTACATTGGAATCTTGCGCGTAATAAGTtaataatgtattattatacgtctgtttgttaaatattaatcatGCCACATATGCTAATAAGTATTTAAGAGtcgtaattaaattgtatgtaatttgttttatatttatatgtagtaGTATTTATGTAATGCATATTTTCACAAGTGTTTTCTTCTTATCCATTTTGTAttgtttctttcatttcaaGGACTAATCGAAGAAAAgatgatttattttctttacatcgattttaatttatttttttaaattttctctCATTTTGATTAGATAtagaaatgtaaaatgtaactaaatttaactaatttgatttatatattttgcagttgttcttgttgttatacAGCAACTTGTTGAAcaagtttttattgttgctgtgttgcttgAGCTACAAAcagaaaatgatttaaaagaaaaacaatatattaacaattttgtaaaaCGAAATTGCACCTGGTGTCAAGGACTACAAGTGCCCTGCAGTTTGGCGCTCATATGTATCCGTATTCTGTAACataaaaatctatatatatatttaatatatatacctatatatatttaatgtatcagagaaagagaaaatgaaataaatctaTACAATGAGGGAAGTAAAGTGGGGAGACTACAGACAGCATAGTacagtatgtatgtatataataattgataattgTAATCATAATAGTAAACTACACGTATGCCCTTTCAGCTTGCACTTGATTAATCGATTTGAAATACAGTGCGGCATTTCAGTAAATATacctgtatatatatatatatatataagtatatattgtTACATGTTGTATTATATAGATCGTTAGCTGGGCGCATCTCACTAACATTGCTTGATTGTGTTGGGTTTCGCTTAAGCTTACAAAAACTTATCgcatatattatgtatgtaaataaattgttgtaaataaatatatataaataaatttttatatatatttattggtaCGAAAAATTGTTGCGTTCAGTGTCTGTGTTAAATCAAGTCATTTTAAACAATCTTTTCATTTCGTTAGTTTCTGCCATTTATTTAGCTTAATGCTCATCTCACGCTGTTGCATTGTTCAGTAGCTGTAGCTTAACCTTTAATTCTGCAAATGTAGGCCGTTTAGCAGGGTTCAACTCCCACGCTTGGCGCATCATCTCGTAAATTTCTGCTGGACAACCCTCAGGCGCTTCCATTTTATATCCAACTTCGACATGCTTCACAACATCCGCCAATGGCTGGGgagaataaaatgcatttatacaTATTCCAGTTAGGTTAGTCATTTCGTTCTGATACATACAATTCTAGGATAGGGCACACgtccaaatgaatatatttccCACAGGAGTATGCCATAGCTCCACATATCTGATTTGTTGGAGAATCGCTagaaacaataaacaaataattagtTGACAATCTCTAGAAGTATGTGCGTAATATGAAAGTCCACATACACCATTCTTGAGTGCCTCGGGTGCGGTCCATTT
It encodes:
- the LOC117575225 gene encoding uncharacterized protein LOC117575225 yields the protein MKQTQLIWNILLCMAIISHAEKKIIFTNIGCAVNSNILTKINCYLENKSTINLEITSNKTDVNSLVGISELNLFIHGRNKVMRLNGIRLDICQMLGSNKRQNLVTFLYKGILQTKKNLPKKCPFLRNTTYVLYDMKFDGNYLPYYLPEYNFTFEGLFHANDIKTFEIHVAGSFCEFNNDCTGYAEPKKRVTRNN